A portion of the Desulfovibrio legallii genome contains these proteins:
- a CDS encoding SLC13 family permease — MANKFEEYGKKYGTVIAVLVALLVWCLPTPEGMNLTQHKLLSIFSGAVILWVTLSVSVATSSFIIVSLLYFWVGNAEGALKGGSLVHNAGFALSGFASPALWMLITGFIISIAMTETGMARRVALHLMRRFGKTPGGAILSPMIANLLVAPLTPSNTARTAAMLPIVEGVAQAYRVEPGKSNFGKALFLSNTFASNITAGGFLTATIPNPIAIGMIVAALGTAASVTSWGFWALAALPTTLIVLVGSQYVVRWLFPPEMKTIPGGLEYVETELRAMGPTTPREKKALLFFSLALLLWATDMWHHFNSTMVAFVVSTLILLPKVGVLSWKEAQKSIPWELFVYFGGVITLSNVLTKTKAFEWVIKSGITGLGLTNVDMMPLMIGLMGFTIFSHIIWSTTTAMAGVMIPIYIGLAQSFGFPVAGFVLPQAILMGYALFLPFNTMGNIIMFGAGYYTVSEQLKAAFAVGLFAWAAWALTAVAWFPVIGLY, encoded by the coding sequence ATGGCGAACAAATTTGAAGAATACGGCAAAAAATACGGCACCGTCATCGCCGTGCTGGTGGCCCTGCTGGTGTGGTGTCTGCCCACGCCGGAGGGCATGAACCTGACCCAGCACAAACTGCTGAGCATATTTTCCGGCGCGGTCATCCTTTGGGTAACGCTCAGCGTTTCCGTAGCCACCAGCAGCTTTATCATCGTTTCCCTGCTCTACTTCTGGGTAGGCAACGCCGAAGGCGCCCTGAAGGGCGGCTCGCTGGTGCACAATGCCGGGTTCGCCCTTTCCGGCTTTGCCTCGCCGGCCCTGTGGATGCTCATTACCGGCTTCATCATTTCCATCGCCATGACGGAAACGGGCATGGCGCGCCGGGTGGCCCTGCACCTTATGCGCAGGTTCGGCAAAACGCCCGGCGGGGCCATCCTTTCGCCCATGATCGCCAACCTGCTGGTTGCCCCCCTTACCCCTTCCAACACGGCCCGCACGGCGGCCATGCTGCCCATTGTGGAAGGCGTGGCCCAGGCCTACCGCGTAGAGCCCGGTAAAAGCAATTTCGGCAAAGCCCTCTTCCTGTCCAATACTTTTGCCTCCAACATCACGGCGGGCGGCTTTCTTACAGCCACCATCCCCAACCCCATTGCCATCGGCATGATCGTGGCCGCTCTGGGCACGGCCGCTTCCGTGACCTCCTGGGGCTTCTGGGCCCTGGCCGCCCTGCCCACCACGCTCATCGTGCTTGTGGGCAGCCAGTATGTGGTGCGCTGGCTCTTCCCGCCGGAAATGAAGACCATCCCCGGCGGGCTGGAATATGTGGAAACAGAGCTGCGCGCCATGGGGCCCACCACGCCCCGCGAAAAAAAGGCGCTGCTCTTCTTCAGCCTGGCGCTCCTCCTCTGGGCCACGGACATGTGGCACCACTTCAATTCCACCATGGTGGCCTTTGTGGTGAGCACGCTCATCCTGCTGCCCAAGGTGGGCGTTCTTTCCTGGAAGGAGGCGCAGAAATCCATCCCCTGGGAGCTCTTTGTCTATTTTGGCGGCGTCATCACCCTGAGCAACGTGCTGACCAAGACCAAGGCCTTTGAATGGGTCATCAAATCCGGCATCACGGGCCTGGGCCTCACCAATGTGGACATGATGCCCCTGATGATCGGCCTTATGGGCTTCACCATTTTCAGCCACATTATCTGGTCCACCACCACGGCCATGGCCGGCGTCATGATCCCCATTTACATCGGCCTGGCGCAGAGCTTTGGCTTTCCCGTGGCCGGCTTTGTGCTGCCTCAGGCCATTCTTATGGGCTACGCCCTGTTCCTGCCCTTCAACACCATGGGCAACATCATCATGTTCGGCGCGGGCTACTACACGGTGAGCGAGCAGCTCAAGGCGGCCTTTGCCGTGGGCCTGTTTGCCTGGGCGGCCTGGGCGCTGACCGCCGTGGCCTGGTTCCCCGTCATTGGTTTGTATTGA
- a CDS encoding P-II family nitrogen regulator translates to MQMIRTIIRPEKTTEVLSELLAAGFPAVTKLDVVGRGKQKGIMVGDIQYDEIPKQMLILVVSDEDKDDAVRVILRTAKTGDGHYGDGRIFVSAVSDAWTISSGKAGL, encoded by the coding sequence ATGCAAATGATCCGCACCATCATCCGGCCCGAAAAAACCACGGAAGTGCTTTCCGAGCTCCTGGCGGCGGGTTTTCCCGCCGTGACCAAGCTCGACGTGGTGGGCCGCGGCAAGCAGAAGGGCATCATGGTCGGCGACATCCAGTACGACGAAATCCCCAAGCAGATGCTCATTCTGGTGGTCAGCGACGAAGATAAGGACGACGCCGTCCGCGTGATTCTGCGCACCGCCAAAACCGGCGACGGCCACTATGGCGACGGACGCATCTTTGTCTCCGCCGTCAGCGATGCCTGGACCATCAGCAGCGGCAAGGCCGGGCTCTAG
- the nifD gene encoding nitrogenase molybdenum-iron protein alpha chain, which yields MTMDANAVVLERYNAKVFKNRKEHMLRVDPAAEQQQIIANTRAIPGIMTNRGCCYAGCKGVVLGPIKDMVLITHGPVGCGFYSWGTRRNKAKPEDGSKDNFIQYCFTTDLQEPDIVFGGTKKLKKAIDEIMELMHPKTIMIAATCPVGLIGDDIQAVASEAEKEYGIRCVAYSCEGYKGVSQSAGHHIANNGLMKKVIGTGEYEPATKYSVNILGEYNIGGDGWEQERILKKIGYEVVSIFTGDGSVERIASSHKANLNLVQCHRSINYIAEMMKTKYGVDWLKVNFIGIEGTIESLRHMAAYFGDPALIQRTEEVIAEELAEIQDQVEAYKARLNGKTAALFVGGSRSHHYQGLLKELGVSTVLAGYEFGHRDDYEGREIIPTIKEDADSKNIEHLDVTKDEQKYHAFLTQEQYDKLAAEIPLEKYAGMVKDMDEGSYVVDDLNMYEADKFVEVLKPDIFFSGIKDKYALQKAGTLSRQLHCYDYSGPYAGFKGAVQFGHDVCMGYFTPAWHMVTPPWKTRATLQGSVGEK from the coding sequence ATGACAATGGACGCCAACGCCGTAGTGCTTGAGCGCTACAACGCCAAAGTTTTTAAAAACCGCAAGGAGCATATGCTCCGGGTGGACCCGGCGGCGGAGCAGCAGCAGATCATCGCCAACACCCGCGCCATTCCCGGCATCATGACCAACCGGGGCTGCTGTTACGCGGGCTGCAAGGGCGTGGTGCTGGGCCCCATCAAGGATATGGTGCTTATCACCCACGGCCCCGTGGGCTGCGGCTTCTACAGCTGGGGCACGCGCCGCAACAAGGCCAAGCCCGAAGACGGAAGCAAGGATAACTTCATCCAGTACTGCTTCACCACCGACCTGCAGGAGCCGGACATCGTCTTCGGCGGCACCAAGAAGCTCAAGAAGGCCATCGACGAGATCATGGAGCTCATGCACCCCAAAACCATCATGATCGCCGCCACCTGCCCCGTGGGCCTTATCGGCGACGACATCCAGGCCGTGGCCTCCGAAGCGGAGAAAGAATACGGCATCCGCTGCGTGGCCTACAGCTGCGAAGGCTATAAGGGCGTGAGCCAGTCCGCCGGGCACCACATCGCCAACAACGGTCTGATGAAGAAGGTCATCGGCACCGGCGAATACGAGCCGGCCACCAAATACTCCGTCAACATCCTCGGCGAGTACAACATCGGCGGCGACGGCTGGGAGCAGGAACGCATCCTCAAAAAGATCGGCTACGAGGTGGTCTCCATCTTCACGGGCGACGGCTCCGTTGAGCGCATTGCCAGCTCCCACAAGGCCAACCTCAACCTGGTCCAGTGCCACCGCTCCATCAACTACATCGCCGAAATGATGAAGACCAAGTACGGCGTGGATTGGCTCAAGGTCAACTTCATCGGCATCGAAGGCACCATAGAAAGCCTGCGCCACATGGCCGCCTACTTCGGCGACCCGGCCCTCATCCAGCGCACGGAGGAAGTCATCGCCGAAGAGCTGGCCGAAATCCAGGACCAGGTAGAGGCCTACAAAGCCCGCCTCAACGGCAAAACCGCGGCGCTCTTCGTGGGCGGCAGCCGCTCCCACCACTATCAGGGCCTGCTTAAAGAGCTGGGCGTCAGCACCGTGCTGGCCGGCTACGAATTCGGCCACCGTGACGACTATGAAGGCCGCGAGATCATCCCCACCATCAAGGAAGATGCGGACAGCAAAAACATTGAGCACCTGGACGTGACCAAGGACGAGCAGAAGTACCACGCCTTCCTCACCCAGGAGCAGTACGACAAGCTGGCTGCGGAAATCCCGCTGGAAAAGTATGCCGGCATGGTCAAGGACATGGACGAAGGCTCCTATGTGGTGGACGACCTCAATATGTACGAGGCCGACAAGTTTGTGGAAGTGCTTAAGCCGGACATCTTCTTCTCCGGCATTAAGGACAAATACGCCCTGCAAAAGGCCGGGACTCTCTCGCGCCAGCTGCACTGCTATGACTACAGCGGCCCCTACGCGGGCTTCAAGGGCGCCGTGCAGTTTGGCCACGACGTCTGCATGGGCTACTTCACCCCGGCGTGGCACATGGTCACCCCGCCCTGGAAGACGCGCGCCACCCTGCAAGGCTCTGTGGGAGAAAAGTAA
- a CDS encoding (Fe-S)-binding protein: protein MKRGCTQCGECLNVCPVYALFKREEYAPKGKRLLMEPLDAEYGDAATAQLSWERVRHLARLCAGCGRCQRVCARKLSTSELLADARARNPHWTQSLWELWIRRAGPLWPLAGKISMLAPDAAVPAGLRSSLATARALVDLPPIKPWLTLAPTQKAPGTPVVLFSGCTAVNARPRWVAKARELLAAWGYQVLDGSAFTCCGGTLHHAGRYKAQEAVRQKNLQVWRNLGRPLVASFCASCKHSLDEYAAVLPEGEAAQWKEKCRGLSALLEHPRIQATAEAPAAAAYHQPCHWGTADPDLPLLKQGLPGLKKGTGLCCGMGGILKMSNPDLSMDMARKCMDGFAPEARHIITGCSGCVMQLSSVAAAKHKEVRHWLDIVAVDAGN, encoded by the coding sequence ATGAAACGCGGATGCACACAGTGCGGCGAATGCCTCAACGTCTGCCCGGTCTACGCCTTGTTTAAGCGAGAGGAATACGCGCCCAAGGGCAAACGGCTGCTTATGGAACCCCTGGACGCCGAATACGGCGACGCCGCCACGGCGCAGCTCTCCTGGGAGCGCGTCCGCCATCTGGCCCGGCTCTGCGCCGGTTGCGGGCGCTGCCAGCGCGTTTGCGCGCGCAAGCTCTCCACCAGCGAACTGCTGGCCGACGCGCGGGCCAGAAACCCCCACTGGACGCAAAGCCTGTGGGAACTCTGGATCCGCCGGGCCGGGCCGCTCTGGCCCCTGGCCGGAAAAATCTCCATGCTCGCGCCCGACGCCGCCGTGCCCGCGGGGCTGCGTTCCTCTCTGGCCACGGCCCGCGCCCTGGTGGACCTGCCCCCCATCAAACCCTGGCTTACCCTCGCGCCCACGCAAAAAGCCCCGGGCACGCCTGTGGTCCTGTTCAGCGGCTGTACCGCCGTCAACGCCCGCCCGCGCTGGGTGGCCAAGGCACGCGAGCTGCTGGCCGCCTGGGGCTACCAGGTGCTGGACGGTTCCGCCTTTACCTGCTGCGGCGGCACCCTGCACCACGCAGGCCGCTACAAGGCCCAGGAGGCGGTGCGCCAGAAGAATCTTCAGGTCTGGCGCAACCTGGGCCGCCCCCTGGTGGCGAGCTTCTGCGCCTCGTGCAAGCACAGCCTGGACGAATACGCCGCAGTGCTGCCCGAAGGCGAGGCCGCCCAGTGGAAAGAGAAGTGCCGCGGCCTTTCCGCCCTGCTGGAGCATCCCCGCATCCAGGCCACGGCGGAAGCCCCGGCCGCAGCGGCCTACCACCAGCCCTGCCACTGGGGCACGGCCGATCCTGACCTGCCCTTGCTCAAACAGGGCCTGCCAGGCCTGAAAAAAGGCACGGGATTGTGCTGCGGCATGGGCGGCATCCTCAAAATGAGCAATCCGGATCTCTCCATGGACATGGCCCGCAAATGTATGGATGGCTTTGCCCCGGAGGCCCGTCACATTATCACCGGGTGCAGCGGTTGCGTCATGCAGCTTTCTTCCGTGGCCGCCGCAAAGCACAAGGAGGTACGCCACTGGCTGGATATCGTCGCCGTGGACGCCGGAAACTGA
- the nifH gene encoding nitrogenase iron protein encodes MRQVAIYGKGGIGKSTTTQNLNAGLAEMGKHIMIVGCDPKADSTRLILGGLAQQSVLDTLREEGEDIDLDLVLKEGFGGIRCVESGGPEPGVGCAGRGIITSIGLLERLGAYTEDLDYVFYDVLGDVVCGGFAMPIREGKAREIYIVASGEMMALYAANNICKGIKKYANTGGVRLGGIICNSRNVDGEADLVSAVAKEIGTQMIHFVPRDNMVQRAEINKQTVIQFDPSCTQASQYRTLAQKIDGNDMFVVPKPLSQERLEELLMEHGLLDA; translated from the coding sequence ATGCGACAGGTAGCTATTTACGGCAAGGGCGGCATCGGCAAGTCCACCACCACACAGAACCTCAACGCCGGCCTGGCTGAGATGGGCAAGCATATTATGATCGTGGGCTGCGACCCCAAGGCCGACTCCACCCGCCTTATCCTGGGCGGCCTGGCCCAGCAGAGCGTGCTGGACACCCTGCGGGAAGAAGGCGAGGACATCGACCTTGATCTCGTCCTGAAGGAAGGTTTCGGGGGCATCCGCTGTGTGGAATCCGGCGGTCCTGAACCGGGCGTGGGCTGCGCCGGGCGCGGCATCATCACCTCCATCGGCCTGCTGGAACGCCTGGGGGCCTACACCGAAGACCTGGACTACGTGTTTTACGACGTGCTGGGCGACGTGGTCTGCGGCGGCTTCGCCATGCCTATCCGTGAAGGCAAAGCCCGGGAAATCTACATCGTGGCCTCGGGCGAGATGATGGCCCTCTACGCGGCCAACAACATCTGCAAGGGCATCAAAAAGTACGCCAACACCGGCGGCGTGCGCCTGGGCGGCATCATCTGCAACAGCCGCAACGTGGACGGCGAGGCCGACCTCGTCTCCGCCGTGGCCAAAGAAATCGGCACCCAGATGATCCACTTCGTCCCGCGCGACAACATGGTGCAGCGCGCGGAAATCAACAAGCAGACCGTCATCCAGTTCGACCCCTCCTGCACGCAGGCCAGTCAGTACCGCACCCTGGCCCAGAAGATCGACGGCAACGACATGTTTGTGGTGCCCAAGCCCCTCTCCCAGGAGCGCCTGGAAGAGCTGCTGATGGAACACGGTCTGCTGGACGCCTAA
- a CDS encoding P-II family nitrogen regulator — translation MQEIVAMVRANMVAPTKEALAKAGCPSFTCMKCLGRGKKGMDPATLRMVMESGELPRTPDGEALTEVGRLIPKRLFNICVPDDKVEAVVQALIAANSTGHPGDGKIFVVPVEESYVVRTGERADA, via the coding sequence ATGCAGGAAATTGTAGCAATGGTCCGCGCCAATATGGTGGCCCCCACCAAGGAGGCCCTGGCCAAGGCGGGCTGCCCCTCCTTCACCTGTATGAAGTGCCTGGGCCGCGGCAAAAAGGGCATGGACCCCGCCACTCTGCGCATGGTTATGGAAAGCGGCGAACTGCCCCGCACCCCCGACGGCGAGGCCCTTACCGAGGTGGGCCGCCTCATCCCCAAGCGCCTCTTCAACATCTGCGTGCCCGACGACAAGGTGGAGGCCGTGGTTCAGGCCCTCATCGCGGCCAACAGCACGGGCCACCCCGGCGACGGAAAAATCTTCGTCGTTCCGGTGGAGGAATCCTATGTGGTCCGCACCGGCGAGCGCGCCGACGCATAA
- a CDS encoding methyl-accepting chemotaxis protein, which translates to MSLGILLPAIAGLLLVAGVSYKMAEEALRAQIRTDMSALLESQSIGLNGVFLGLTESLKTLSENQRISDYIDAYERGDADVLHGNLAQRADKALRSFTDNNRSVYFAGLLAPDGMVLGHHLKGAGQANEKFVGTSFASRNYYLKARQGEPCVEGIISAATGKTATVAAFPIKREGKVAAIVMAGIANADLAAGTTDLIKVGSKGLVYAYDLKGRMVLHPEAKRMGKDESAVPHVQELLRQGQGRTRFVNAQGEEKGLYYKTMPVEGWILCVEFDRAEIFSPVRAMLSNSALLTLGCVLLVGGIIFLAVRGMVRLLGGISSLAEAAAGGHLELDAQETALLDAARRRGDEFSVLGQAMGHMVGNIKQLLDESAAKTQAAEQAGEEARQATAKAEEAARKAESARREGMLAAAGQLEEVVSVISSASDQLAAQVEQVNRGAAASAQRLGEAATAMNEMNATVQEVAKSAANASNAAETTRSNATNGADVVRGALESIAEVHTVSLALKEDMGTLNEHALSISKIMGVISDIADQTNLLALNAAIEAARAGEAGRGFAVVADEVRKLAEKTMASTNDVGNAIRAIQTSTAQSVDAMDKALGAVETATKYAEDSGAALQQIVESVAGAADQVSAIATASEQQSAASEEINQSIVQVNDMSGQTATAMDEAAKAVAELAAQARRLSDLIAGMKQG; encoded by the coding sequence ATGTCGCTGGGGATACTGCTGCCTGCCATAGCCGGGCTGCTCCTGGTGGCGGGCGTAAGCTACAAGATGGCGGAGGAAGCTCTGCGCGCGCAGATCCGCACAGATATGAGCGCGCTTCTGGAAAGCCAGAGCATCGGCCTGAACGGCGTTTTTCTGGGGCTTACGGAATCCCTGAAAACGCTTTCGGAAAATCAGCGCATCAGCGATTACATAGACGCCTATGAGCGCGGCGATGCGGACGTGCTGCACGGCAATCTGGCCCAGCGCGCGGACAAGGCCCTGCGCTCGTTTACAGACAACAACCGCAGTGTGTACTTCGCCGGGCTGCTGGCCCCGGACGGCATGGTGCTGGGGCACCACCTCAAGGGGGCGGGCCAGGCCAACGAAAAATTCGTCGGCACCAGCTTTGCCAGCCGGAATTATTACCTCAAGGCCCGCCAGGGTGAGCCCTGTGTGGAGGGCATCATCAGCGCTGCCACGGGCAAGACGGCCACGGTGGCGGCCTTTCCCATCAAGCGTGAAGGGAAGGTGGCGGCCATCGTCATGGCGGGCATCGCCAACGCCGACCTGGCTGCCGGCACGACAGATCTGATCAAGGTGGGCAGCAAGGGCCTGGTTTACGCTTACGACCTCAAGGGCCGGATGGTGCTGCACCCCGAGGCCAAGCGCATGGGCAAGGACGAAAGCGCCGTTCCCCATGTGCAGGAGCTGCTGCGCCAGGGCCAGGGCCGCACCCGTTTTGTGAACGCCCAGGGGGAAGAGAAAGGCCTCTACTACAAGACCATGCCCGTGGAGGGCTGGATTCTGTGCGTGGAATTTGACCGGGCGGAAATTTTCAGCCCCGTGCGCGCCATGCTCTCCAACAGCGCGTTGCTGACCCTGGGCTGCGTGCTCCTGGTGGGCGGCATTATCTTTTTGGCCGTGCGCGGCATGGTGCGGCTTTTGGGCGGCATTTCCTCCCTGGCCGAAGCTGCGGCCGGGGGCCATCTGGAGCTGGACGCGCAGGAGACGGCTCTGCTGGATGCGGCCCGCCGCCGGGGGGACGAATTCAGCGTCCTGGGCCAGGCTATGGGCCATATGGTGGGCAACATCAAGCAGTTGCTGGACGAAAGCGCGGCCAAGACTCAGGCTGCGGAACAGGCTGGCGAAGAGGCCCGACAGGCCACGGCCAAGGCCGAAGAAGCGGCCCGAAAGGCCGAAAGCGCCCGCCGCGAAGGCATGCTGGCTGCCGCCGGGCAGCTGGAAGAGGTAGTCAGCGTTATTTCCAGCGCCTCCGACCAGCTGGCGGCCCAGGTGGAGCAGGTCAACCGCGGGGCCGCCGCTTCGGCGCAGCGCCTGGGCGAGGCCGCCACGGCCATGAATGAAATGAACGCCACCGTGCAGGAAGTGGCCAAAAGCGCCGCCAACGCCTCCAACGCTGCGGAGACCACCCGCTCCAACGCCACCAACGGCGCGGACGTGGTGCGCGGCGCTCTGGAGAGCATTGCGGAGGTGCACACCGTTTCTCTGGCGCTTAAGGAGGACATGGGCACGCTCAATGAGCACGCTCTCTCCATCAGCAAGATCATGGGCGTCATTTCGGATATTGCGGACCAGACCAACCTGCTGGCCCTCAACGCGGCCATTGAGGCCGCCCGCGCGGGCGAGGCCGGACGCGGCTTTGCCGTAGTGGCCGACGAAGTGCGCAAACTGGCGGAAAAGACCATGGCCTCCACCAACGATGTGGGCAACGCCATCCGCGCCATTCAGACAAGCACGGCCCAGAGCGTGGACGCTATGGACAAGGCCCTGGGCGCGGTGGAAACAGCCACCAAGTATGCGGAAGATTCCGGCGCGGCCTTGCAACAGATTGTGGAGAGCGTGGCCGGTGCGGCGGATCAGGTCAGCGCCATCGCCACGGCCAGCGAGCAGCAGTCCGCCGCCAGTGAGGAGATCAACCAGTCCATCGTCCAGGTTAACGACATGTCCGGGCAGACGGCCACCGCCATGGACGAGGCCGCCAAGGCCGTGGCCGAGCTGGCCGCGCAGGCCCGCCGGCTGAGCGACCTTATAGCGGGCATGAAGCAGGGATAG
- a CDS encoding FAD-binding oxidoreductase yields the protein MSEEYATALTPEHKKFLQDLFKDGVSFDPETLRVYASDASLRTGVVLAMVRPENAAQLCEFMRWAEEQRVVVHPRGRGTSLSGGCVPTVPGIVVSMLGMDRILDISKEDFVAVVEPGVNTALLQAECEKLGMFYPPDPASGKATSVGGNVLTCAGGLRAVKYGVTRDYVLGVEAVLPGGKMVKFGGRSHKDVIGLDLGRLFVGSEGSLGIVTKLTLKLLPKPEASASVLVGYPSLDAALASMGKVFAAGILPCAVEFMNETVLEILTKTGEVPWPDTVKSLLLFQVDGSRDTVPLENARLSKQLDDALWRMEGVGKEEEDKLWAYRRRVSAASYVLGPDRIGGDMAVPRGSILKAVRRFEEIAAANGKRLIGFGHAGDGNIHANLHYDASDPDDARRTQKTHHELDDAALEFGGSLSGEHGGGCLKDVGKQLGKEEHALMRAVRKVFDPHGILNPGKGY from the coding sequence TTTTTGCAGGATCTCTTCAAGGATGGCGTCTCCTTTGACCCGGAAACGCTGCGCGTCTACGCTTCCGACGCCAGCCTGCGCACAGGCGTGGTGCTGGCCATGGTCCGCCCGGAAAATGCGGCGCAGCTCTGCGAGTTTATGCGCTGGGCCGAAGAACAGCGCGTGGTCGTCCATCCGCGCGGGCGCGGCACCAGCCTTTCCGGCGGCTGCGTGCCCACGGTTCCCGGCATTGTGGTTTCCATGCTGGGCATGGACAGGATTCTGGACATTTCCAAGGAAGACTTCGTGGCCGTGGTGGAGCCCGGCGTCAACACCGCGCTGCTCCAGGCGGAGTGCGAGAAGCTCGGCATGTTCTATCCGCCGGATCCGGCCAGCGGCAAGGCCACCAGCGTGGGCGGCAATGTGCTGACCTGTGCGGGCGGTCTGCGCGCCGTCAAGTACGGCGTCACCCGCGACTATGTGCTGGGCGTGGAAGCCGTGCTGCCCGGCGGCAAGATGGTCAAATTCGGCGGGCGGTCGCACAAGGACGTCATCGGGCTGGACCTGGGCCGCCTGTTTGTGGGCAGCGAAGGCAGCCTGGGCATTGTGACCAAGCTCACCCTCAAGCTCCTTCCCAAGCCCGAAGCCTCGGCCTCTGTGCTGGTGGGCTACCCTTCACTGGATGCGGCCCTGGCCTCCATGGGCAAGGTCTTTGCGGCGGGCATTCTGCCCTGTGCCGTGGAATTCATGAATGAAACCGTGCTGGAGATCCTGACCAAAACGGGCGAAGTGCCTTGGCCGGATACGGTCAAATCTCTGCTGCTGTTCCAGGTGGACGGCAGCCGCGATACCGTGCCCCTGGAAAACGCCCGGCTCTCCAAACAGCTGGACGACGCCCTCTGGCGCATGGAAGGCGTGGGCAAGGAAGAGGAGGACAAACTCTGGGCCTACCGGCGCAGGGTTTCGGCCGCCTCCTATGTGCTGGGGCCGGACCGCATCGGCGGGGACATGGCCGTGCCGCGCGGCTCCATTCTCAAGGCCGTGCGCCGGTTTGAAGAAATTGCCGCCGCCAACGGTAAACGGCTTATCGGCTTCGGGCACGCGGGCGACGGCAACATCCACGCCAACCTGCACTACGACGCCTCAGACCCGGACGACGCCCGCCGCACCCAGAAAACCCACCACGAGCTGGACGACGCCGCCCTGGAATTCGGCGGCAGCCTTTCCGGCGAACACGGGGGCGGCTGCCTCAAGGATGTAGGCAAACAGCTGGGCAAAGAGGAACACGCCCTGATGCGCGCCGTGCGGAAGGTTTTTGACCCCCACGGCATCCTCAATCCCGGCAAGGGGTACTAA
- a CDS encoding nitrogenase component 1, producing MLDLTPKTHLNRSGILINPCKTCQPVGALFAALGVHNCMPYSHGSQGCVSYHRTYLTRHFKEPAIACTSSFTEGACVFGGGPNIRQGVKNAFDVYNPDIIAVHTTCLSETIGDDLNTYIEEMDIPDGKYVVHCNTPSYVGSHITGFGNMMAGFIKYLAAKGKATETVAVFPGFVNPGDVREYKHLLRHMKLKNIMFPDCSNVMDAPMTGKYKMYPDGGTTIEEIKALGSCRKVLALGRLTSDEPAAQLKRRCGVEYDLLPLPIGLADTDAFIMAMANLNGGDVDAALEEERGRLVDLMLDANPYYYGKRVAVYGDPDTVLGLTRFCLELGMTPAYALTGTPGEAFVKLATALFKEYGKEEECKAFAAKDLFDLHQFIKNEPVDLLLGNSHGKQIAKAEGIPLVRVGFPILDRYGHPALPMVGYRGAFLLATHIADALMDQFDRVCADEDMDLVM from the coding sequence ATGCTTGACCTTACCCCCAAAACCCATCTGAACCGCTCGGGCATCCTCATCAACCCGTGCAAGACCTGCCAGCCCGTGGGCGCGCTCTTCGCGGCGCTGGGCGTGCACAACTGCATGCCCTACAGCCACGGCTCCCAGGGCTGCGTCTCCTACCACCGTACCTACCTCACCCGCCACTTCAAGGAACCGGCCATCGCCTGCACCAGCTCCTTTACCGAAGGCGCGTGCGTGTTTGGCGGCGGGCCCAACATCCGCCAGGGCGTCAAAAACGCCTTCGACGTCTACAACCCCGACATCATTGCCGTGCATACCACCTGTCTTTCCGAAACCATCGGCGACGACCTCAATACCTATATTGAGGAAATGGACATCCCCGACGGCAAGTATGTGGTGCACTGCAACACGCCGAGCTATGTGGGTTCGCACATCACGGGCTTCGGCAACATGATGGCGGGCTTCATCAAATACCTGGCCGCCAAGGGAAAGGCCACGGAAACCGTGGCCGTATTCCCCGGCTTCGTAAACCCCGGCGACGTGCGCGAATACAAGCACCTGCTCCGGCACATGAAGCTCAAAAACATCATGTTCCCCGACTGCAGCAATGTCATGGACGCGCCCATGACCGGCAAGTACAAGATGTACCCCGACGGCGGCACCACCATTGAGGAAATCAAGGCGCTGGGCTCCTGCCGCAAGGTTCTGGCCCTGGGCCGCCTCACCAGCGACGAGCCCGCCGCCCAGCTCAAGCGCAGGTGCGGCGTGGAATACGACCTGCTGCCCCTGCCCATCGGCCTGGCCGACACGGACGCCTTCATCATGGCCATGGCCAACCTCAACGGCGGGGACGTGGACGCGGCCCTGGAAGAGGAACGCGGCCGCCTGGTGGACCTTATGCTGGACGCCAACCCCTACTACTACGGCAAAAGGGTGGCCGTGTACGGCGACCCGGACACGGTGCTGGGCCTCACCCGCTTCTGTCTGGAGCTCGGCATGACGCCCGCCTATGCCCTTACGGGCACGCCCGGTGAGGCTTTTGTCAAGCTGGCCACGGCCCTGTTCAAGGAATACGGCAAGGAAGAAGAGTGCAAGGCCTTTGCCGCCAAAGACCTCTTTGACCTCCATCAGTTCATCAAAAACGAACCCGTGGACCTTTTGCTGGGCAACTCCCACGGCAAGCAGATCGCCAAGGCCGAGGGCATCCCGCTGGTGCGGGTGGGCTTCCCCATCCTGGACAGGTACGGCCACCCCGCCCTGCCCATGGTGGGCTACCGCGGGGCCTTCCTGCTGGCCACCCACATCGCCGACGCGCTCATGGATCAGTTCGACCGCGTTTGCGCCGACGAGGACATGGATCTGGTTATGTAG